The region GACGGGGCCGCCGACTCCTGGTTGGGGTGGCTGCATGTTGGCAAAGCCCCTTTACTGGTATTGCTGGTGATTTTGTTGACGGCCTTTGCGCTGATCGGCTTGGTTCTGAATGCCATGAGCTTCAGTCTGTTTGGCATTTATCCCTTCCCTTTGTTGTCCGTGCCGCTGAGTCTGGTTGCAGCACTGCCTGTGGTGCATGTCTCTGGTGCGGTGATTGCCCGCCTCATTCCCCGCGACGAAACCTCTGCCGTGGCACTGGAGACACTGGTGGGTCAACTGGCGGTGGTGATCAACGGCACAGCGCGTGCCAACTATCCCGCTGAGGCCAAGTTGAAAACCGAGCAGGGTCAAACGTTGTATGTGCGTGTTGAACCCGAGCATGGTGAATTTAAGGCAGGGGATTCTGTGCTGCTCATCAAACAAATTTCCGGGACGCGGTTCCTCGCTATGGCCAATCCGCAGCCCGACATTCTTTAATCACAAGGAGGAACTGTATGGATCAATTATTGGGTTTGGGCGTGGTGGCGGCGGTTGTACTGGTTGGACTGCTGACCATTGGAATGATTTTTGCCCGCCTGTACCGCCGCTCATCCAAAGAGCTGGCGTTTGTGCGCACTGGCCTGGGCGGGCAAAAAGTGGTGATGGATGGTGGTGCGATCGTGCTGCCCATTTTTCATGAGTGCGTCAGCATCAACATGAACACACTCAAGCTGGAAGTCTCGCGCTCCGGTGCCGACAGTCTGATCACGCTGGATCGCCTGCGTGTGGATGCCGTGGCGGCATTTTTCGTGCGCGTCAGCCCCAGTGTGGACGGTGTGGCCAATGCCGCCCAAACCCTTGGCCAGCGCACCATGCATCCCGACTCCTTAAAAGAGCTAGTGGAAGACAAGTTTGTGGATGCACTGCGTGCCGCCGCGGTTTCCATGAGCATGCACCAGTTGCTGGACAAGCGCGGCGACTTCATCCAGGCGGTACAAAACGCGGTGTCTGAAGACTTGTTGAAAAACGGTCTGGAGTTGGAGTCGGTGAGCCTGACCCGCCTGGATCAAACCCCAATCAAATTCTTCGATGCACAAAACGCCTTTGATGCTGAAGGTCTGACCAAGCTCACGCAGCAAACCCAGCAACGCGCCAGGGAACGCAATGAGATTGAGCAGGATACTTCGGTGGCGATTGCCAAGAAGAATTTTGAGGCATCACAACTCAAGCTCAACATTGAAAAAGACCAGACCTTTGCCACCCTGCACCAGCAACAAGAAGTAGCCACGCGCAACGTGCAGCAAAAAGCCGAAATCGCCAGCATCACCGCGCAACGCGACCGCGAGGCCCAGCAGGCCCGCATTGATGCCGAGCGTCTGGTGCAGGAGGCCGATGTGGAGAAAAACCGCGCCATCCGCCAGCGTCAGATTGAGGCTGACCGCGATGTGCAAGTGACCAAGATCGAACAAGAAAAGCGCACCACCTTGGCCGATCAGGACAAGCTGATTTCCATTGCCGAGCGGTCTAAAGCGCAGTCCGAGGCTGAAACCCAGGCCAATGAAGCCCGAGCCCTGGCCGCACGCGCGGAAGAGCAAGTCAAGACCGCCCGCGAAGTGGCGGTAGCTGAGCGCGAAAAACAAATTGCCCTTGTTTCCGCCGAGCAGGCCGCGCAGCAACAAGCCATTGGTGTGCGCGTCTCGGCGGAAGCCGAAAAAGATGCGGCCCAAAACCTGGCCGAAGCCGTGAAGATCAAGGCAGAAGCACAACAGGTGCAATACCAGGTGGAGGCCAAAGGCATTGAAATGCGCAACGCCGCGCTCAACACCCTGGCCGCCGAGCAAATCGCCATGCAAGTCAAAATGCGTTTGCTCGAAGTGTTGCCGTCCATCATCGAAGCCTCGGTCAAACCGATGGAGAAAATCGACGGCATCAAGATCGTGCAGGTGGATGGGCTCAACCGTGGCAGTCATGGCGCATCAGGTACGGCCGGTGCGGCACCTGGCGGAGGCAATCTGGCCGAACAAGCCGTAGCTGCAGCCCTCACTTACCGCGCCCAGCAACCGATACTGGATGCCGTACTCAACGAAATTGGAATCAAGGGCGGTGACCTGAACGGACTCATTCAACCCCTGACGCGGGAGTTTCAAGCCGCGCAAACGGCCAGCGCATCAGGTAGCTGAACCTCTTGTTCTGCAGGAGTTACAGCACTTTTTTGTTGAAGGCCAAAAAAACTTCGTCTAACGCCCAGCCCATGGCGCGGTAAATGGACTGGGCGTTGTTGTTGGTACGGGCCGTGGTGAGGTCCAGACGAGCGACACCGTGGCTGCGGCCAAGTTCCTCTGCAGCTTGCAGCAAGCCCTTACCTACACCGAGCTTGCGAGCTTCGGGGGCGACGTACAGGTCATAGAGCGTGAAGATGGGCTGTGCAATAACCGAGCAATACGATGGGTACAGCTGGCAGAAACCCATGGCTTCACCTTGCTCATCCACTGCCAGCAAAATGTGCGATTCTTTACGGGCCATACGCTCGCCAATGAATGTGGTGGCCAATGCCAAGTCGGGTGCCTGTTCGTAGAACTGGCGGTAAGCGTCAAACAGGCGTGCGACAGCGGGAATGTCTTGCTCGGTGGCAAGGCGAATGGTGACTGCAGTGGTCAATGGAGAATCCTTTTGAAAAGTGCTTGCTCGGTGCCCGGAGGGTGAGTCGTTATTCTGACCGGATGCTGGGCGATGGTTCGGGCTTCACCGTATCCAGACAGATGTACGACTGGGTGCTGAGGATGTCGGGATGGCCATTGAGCTCATCCACCAGAAAACGGGTGAATTCGGCCATGTTGCGCGCACGCACTTTCACCAAAAAATCGACATCCCCCGTGATGCCATGGCAGGTGACCACGGCAGCGTGCAGTTGCAACAGATGTATCACCCGCTCACGGCTGCCCGTGGTGCCTTTGCGGATGGTGATGACCACCCAGGCGGCAATGTCAAACCCGAGACTGGCATCGTCAATCAAGGCGGTGTAGCCCTTGATCACGCCAGCCTCTTCCAGGCGGCGCACCCGGCGCAGGCATTGCGAGGGTGACAGCCCAATCTGCGATGCCAGTTCCAGGTTGCTTACCCGGCCATCTTGGCGTAGGGCTTCAATGATCTTGCTGTCGAGTGAGTCGATATCGATTTTTTCCATGTGAGGTGGTGGCGCAATTTAATTGCATGTTTATACCTTTTTATGCTTCAAATGAAAGCACATTGCGCCACCTCTTGCCTAGAATAAAAATTCCAACCACAACGAGGCTCTCACATGGCAGTCACTTTGGATACCGATTTTGTACGGCAGCAGTTCCCAGCCTTCCAGGAGCCCTCCCTGGCGGGGCAGGCTTTTTTTGACAATGCGGGGGGCTCCTATGCTTGCCAGCAAGTGATTGGGCGGCTGGATCAGTATTACCGGCAAACCAAGCTGCAGCCCTATGGCGTGCACCCCGCTTCACGCGCCGCCGGGCAGGCCATGGACAGCGCCCATGAGAGGCTGGCCGAGTACCTGGGGGTGCTGCCGCAAGAGGTGCACCTGGGGCCATCCACCTCGCAAAACACCTATGTGCTGGCGCAGGCCTTTGCCAAGCGGCTGCAAGCGGGGGATGAGATCATCGTCACCAACCAGGACCATGAAGCCAACAGCGGGGTCTGGCGGCGGTTGGCCAGCCAGGGCATCGTCATCAAGGAATGGCCCATCGACCCCGTCACCGGCCAGCTGCAGGTGGCAGCGCTTGAGCCCCTGCTGAGCCCGCGCACCAAGGTGGTGGCGTTTACCCATTGCTCCAACATCCTGGGGCAGATCAACCCGGTGGCCGAGGTTTGTGCCATGGCGCATGCGGTGGGGGCCAGAACCGTGGTGGATGGTGTGTCTTACGCCGGGCATGGGTTTGTGGATGTGCCGCAACTGGGGGCCGACATCTACCTGTTTTCGCTCTACAAAACCTTTGGCCCGCACCAGGGGCTGATGGTGATCCGCCAGGACACGGCGCAGTTCCTGGGCAACCAGGCGCACTATTTCAACGAGGCCTTCATCCACAAATGGTTTGTACCTGCCGGGCCGGACCACGCCCAGGTGGCGGCCAGCGCCGGGGTGGTGGACTACTTTGATGCACTCTACGCACACCACTTTCCAGCAGGTACGCCGGGGCAGAAAAAAAGCCATGCGGTGAGTGGCTTGCTGCGCTCGGCTGAGGTGGGCTTGCTGCAAAGGTTGCTGGATTTTTGCCAGCACGACCCGCGCGTGCGCTTGCTGGGGCCTGCCAACGTGGCTGAGCGGGCTGCTACCGTGTCGCTGATTCCCCAAAACCACTCGGTGGCAGAAGTCGCCCAGCGCCTGGCCGACAAGGGCATCATTTGCGGGGGCAGCCACTTCTACGCGGTGCGCTTGTTGCAGGCCATGGGGCTGGACCCGGATGCCGGTGTGTTGCGTCTGTCTTTTGTGCACTACACCAGCGAAGATGAGATGACGCAGTTGCTTGAGGCGCTGGATGCGGTGTTGTAGCGGTATATTTTGAACAAATGAGCATATAGCCCTTGTACCATCTGCACAAGAAGCTATATATTTGATAGCTATTTAAGACTTTATTCCTTGCGAATGTCTGCCAGCGCAGCATCTCCCTCAGCTTCGGTCAACCCCAGACTTTTCATGAAAAGGCTTGGGGATGTTGTGCTGGGGTAAATTGTCAGCTCTTTGCGCACGCGGGTAAGGCCGACGTACAAGGTGTTGAACTCCTCGGCCATATCCGCCGTGGGGTCGGGAAACTCGCCTTGGGCCAGATAGGGCAGCAGCACCGCGTCAAATTCCAGGCCCTTCACACTGGCAATGCTGGCCAGCAGCAGGGGTTCGGCTTTGCTGGCTTTTTGCTTCTGCTGTTTTTGCTCGGTGGCGTTCAGACTCTGGAACAGGTGGGCCGGGCTGTCAAAACGCTCAGCCATGTGGGAGAGCCAGCGCAAATTCGATTCAGCCTCCAGTCTGCGGCGCTGTGACACCAGGGCATCACCCAGCAGAGTCTGGATGTGCAGCGCTTTCAGCAGGGCGCTCAACATGTCCGGGCCACTTGGCTTGCGGATGATGTCCACCGCTGCCAGCAGGCGCTTCTGAATGCTGGCGGGCGCATTGCGCAGCACCTGATTCTCAAAAAACGAGGTCAAAAACAGCGGGTTGTCGGTGACGCTGCGGATCGCCGAGGCCAGCAAATCCTGTTGCGATTCATGCTCGCGGCCATCCACCACGATGCTGGAGCCTGAGAAAAACAGCAGCGCACGCATGACTTCTTCGCGGGTTTTGACTTCGGTGACGCTGCGCAGGTCGTCGGTGGCCACGGCCAGCAGGCCACGCACAAACAGCACCTCGGGCCGCAGCACGTAGCTTTTGAAACCGAGCGTCTCGTAGGGCATGCCGTCTTCGATCAGCGCGTTTTCAATCTGCACCGACTGGTGTGGGTGGCGCAGCAAAATCGCGCAACTGGCAGTCTTGGACTTGTGTTGAGCCCGAAAGGCTTCGGCATCGGCCAGCACTTGGGCGGCGCAGGCCTCTACGCTGTTGTAAGGTGAGAACCTGACCTGGCTGGGGTAGGGTGCTTTGGAGGCGTAGCGTTTGTTGGCGACTTTGCCGGCCAGCCGGGCCACGCTGGTGTTGAAGCGAAAGCTGTGGGTCAGCGGGTATCTGACGATGGCGTGGGTGCTCAGCTCGGCCAGTTCGTCGCGCATGAAGCGGGCATCGGCCCCGTTGGCTTTGTGAATCACCTGGTCCACGTCGCCCACGCCGCAGAAGAAGCAGCGGTTGGTGGTCAGCACTTTTTGCAGAACGCTGAACATGGCGCGGTTCATGTCGTGCATCTCATCCACCACCACCACTTTCACATGGCTGGGCCAACTGTGGCAGGTGCTGACTTCGCCGTCCTCAAACAGCAGATGCGCCAGGTCGTAAGTGGCATCCGTGGCCCCGCGAAACAGTGGCCGTTGCGGGTCAGCCATGCGGATTTTTTCAAACGCCAGGTAAATCCTGAGCTGGGTGTACTCGATGCCAATGGTCTCGGCATAGTCGGGGGTCACGGGCTGGTCATTACGCTCCAGCACGTCGAGCATCGTGCCCTTGAGGTATTCACTTTGCTGCACAAACACATCCACCATGCCGTAGTCGCCCGGTGTCGGCATCAGAAAGTGGTCCGGCCAGCGTTCACCAGGGTCGTCGGCCACGCGCTCAACCGCCTGCCACAACACCGGGCTGAGTTGGTCGGCTTCGGTGTACACCGGGGCGGCGCGGTCTTCCAGCTCACGCAGCACCTGGGTGCAAAAAGCCTCAAAGGTCTGGATTCTGAATTGATGAATGACGACTGCCGGAAGGCCGAGCTTTTTCAGGGCAGCTTTGAGTGCCTGGCAGGCGGCATCGGTGTAGGTGAGCGCCAAAATTTGCTCGGGCCGGGTACGCCGGGTCCAGGCCTCGGCCATACGCAGCGCCAGTACAGTGGTTTTAGCAGCACCGGCGTTGGCCTCCACAAGGACTACCCGCGCCGGGCTGATTTGAATGGCCTGCTGCTCGTCAGTGGGTTTAATGGTTTTGGGGTTGAAGTGTGCGACCGCTTTGGACTTGTCTGCGCTGGAGGGTTGATTCATGACTAGGTGTGCTTCAAGCGGTTTGGAGGGATCGATTATTGCGATAACCAATATCCCCAGGTGTCAGTGCCAACACTTGGACTCAAGTGGTAAAAAATCAGGAGAGTTGATGACATGGAAAGATGATGCAAGTCAATTACCAGATAGACAACATTGGCTATATTGGCTTGGTCTTAATTCATCACTCACACTCTCTGGAGACATCATGAAACCCTTGCATTTTCTGCCTGCGCTTGTTATTGGGTTGAGTTTGCAGGGGTGTGAACAGTCCAGCGTTCCCAGCGTGACCACGGCAGCTCAGATGCCCGCAGCAGTGGCCCCCGCCAAAGTTCAAAAACAAATCGGATTGGTCATGAAAACCTTGACTAACCCATTTTTTGTCGAAATGGAAAAAGGCGCTCGGCGGGCTGAAAAAGAGCTGGGTATTACCCTGAAGGTTAAAACAGCAGCACAGGAAACCTCCATCGAGCAGCAAATCCAGCTGGTTGACGATTTGATCACTGACAAGGTAGATGCCATTGTGATTGCCCCTGGAGACTCACAACGCTTGGTGCCGGCTCTGAAAAAAGCGGTTGATGCGGGAATCAAAATTGTCAACATCGACAACCGGTTGGATCAGGAGGCTGTTAAGCAAGCCGGGTTGAAACCGATACCCTTCATCAGTGTGGACAATGAAGCCGGTGCTTACAAGGTTGGGCAATTTCTGGTGAAGGGCATCACTGTGCCCACTGAATTGGCCATGCTTGAGGGCATTCGCAGCGCAGACAATGCGCAGCAGCGCTCGCAAGGGGCACGTCGGGCTTTTTCAGAAAATAAGTGGGTCAAGGTAGTTGCTGCCGAGACCGCCAACTGGAAAATCGATGAAGGCTACAGCGTCAGCAAAGCTATTTTTTCCACACATCCCAATGTCAAACTGGTTTTTGCCGCCAATGACATGATGGCCATTGGTGCCATCAAATTTCTGCAAGAAAGTGGTCGAACCCATGTCAAGATAGTTGGTTATGACGCGTTGGATGAGGCCCTGGTTGAAATCAAATCCGGCCGTTTGCTGGCCACCATTGACCAGCAGGCTGCCGAGCAGGGCTACCAGGGCATTGCGTTGGCCAATCGTTTGGCACATGGCAGTACGGTACCTGAAGTGACCCTGATTGACACCCGATTGGTTACCGCTCACGCGGCCCCCTGATTGGGTAGCGTGGTTGGGTTTGTAGTGATGACGTGGCGTTTTAACTTAACGGCCAAGATGCTGGCCTTTTTGCTTCTGGCAGGTGTACTGCCTTTGGTCTTATTGGGTTTGACCGCATTTGGCATTTCAAAACAGGTGCTGATTGAGCAGGCTGAATCAGACAACTCGCGTTTACTGGCCAGTTTTTCGTCGTATTTGCGCCTTTACCAAAGCCAGATTGAAGACATGGCCACCAATCTGGCGGGCGATCCAGCCATTGGTCAGGCCTTGGTGCAGGTTGATGCTGCAGCGTCCAATACGTTCAGTGCACTCGAGATGCGTGCCCAAATGGGGTACATCCTGAACAACTTTGTGCGTGTGAAAGGGCTTGATTCCATTCATCTTTTTTCTGTCGGTGGTGCACATTTCCAGGCCGGGCAGACGCTGGACTTTAGCCCGGTTCAAAAAGCGGTGGCAGATGCTCTTTTACAAGAAGCGTTGTCTGCGCCAACGCCGATTCTGTGGCGCGGTATTGATGCCAATTTAAACCAGAATGCGGCCCAGTCCAAGGTTATCAGTGTGGTGCGCGCCATTCACTATTTTTCGTCCTCCAGTGGCAAATCAGAGGTGATTGGCCTGCTGGTGATCAACCTTAACGACGAAATCATGCGCCGGTATCTGGAAGGAATAACACTCGCACCTGGCACACAACTGATGAAGCTTGATCGCAGGGGGCAAATTGAGCTGCATGCGGACACCAAGCGTTTTGGGCAGCCCTTGACACCAGCCATGTTGGCTTTGGTGAAATCAACCAAGCCGGTAACCCGCTTGGTATTGGATGGCCAAGAGATGCTCATGGCTGTCCAACCCACAGCCCAACAAGGTTGGCTGATCACTTTGTCGCCACGCGCACGCCTGACCCAAAAGATCAACCAACTGGCTTTGGTCACCTTTGGTTTGGTCTTGCTGGCCATTTCGGCCATGGGGATATTGACCTGGTACTTTGCCAAAACGGTGGTTTGGCCAATAAGGGCTGTTTCCGATGGTTTTGCGGCCATCGCCAAAAACCCGGATGAACCCCATGATCTGTTGCCTACCGGGCTTGCAAAAGACGAGGTTTTTCAACTGATACAGGGGTACAACAATCACCTGCTGGCACTCCAGATTCAGCGCAAAGTCACACAGGAGTTGGGTCTGGCCAAGACCCATGCCGAGGCAGCCAATCTGGCCAAAAGCCGGTTTCTGGCCACCATGAGCCATGAAATTCGCACCCCTATGAATGGTATTTTGGGCATGGCACAACTGCTGCTGATGCCCAATCTTTCACCCCAAAAGCAGCAGGATTACGCTCAAACCATTTTGTCCAGTGGCAAAACCCTGCTTGGTCTGCTGAACGACATTCTTGATTTATCCAAAATTGAAGCAGGAAAATTTCAACTGGAAAGAGTTGCTTTCAAACCCGACACGTTATTGACTGAAATACAGTCGTTGTTTGAAGGTGCTGCACACGCCAAAGATTTACAGTTGAAAAATCAGTGGCATGGTGCCGCCGAACAAATCTACCAAGCTGATGCACACCGTTTGCGCCAAATGCTGTCCAACCTGGTTGGCAACGCCATCAAGTTCACCAGGCAAGGTCAAATTTCCATGGAGTGTTCTGAGATTGAGCGGGATACCGCCACGGCCTTACTGGAGTTTTCGGTAAGTGACTCGGGGATTGGCATCGCGCCTGAAAAGCTTGACTTGCTGTTCAAACCGTTCTCCCAAACCGACAGCTCGACCACCCGAGAATTTGGTGGTACGGGCCTGGGACTGTCGATTGTGAGCACATTGGCACATGCCATGGGCGGGGATGTGGGTCTGCAAAGCAAGTTGGGGGAAGGTTCGCGTTTCTGGTTTCGTGTACATGTTGAAGTGCTTGAGCCACAGCAAGAGGCTCTATCCAGTGCTGTAAGCATGATGGCCGGAAACCGGGCACCCACTCAAGCGCATCAGCTGCATGGCAAAGTGCTGGTCGTTGAAGACAACCCGGTGAATTGCATGGTGATTGGTGCACTTTTGACACAACTGGGCCTGACTCACACGGTTGCCTCCAATGGGCAGCAAGCAGTACAAGCTATTCGTGAAGGTGAGCAACCTGACATTATTTTGATGGATCTGCAAATGCCGGTGCTTGATGGTTACGCCGCCACTGAGCAAATCCGTCAATGGGAGTACGAGTCCGGTCAATCTCGTTTACCCATCATTGCTTTGACTGCCGATGCCTTTGAAGAAGACCGCCAGCGTTCCCGTGATGTGGGTATGGACGGGTTTCTGACCAAGCCGATTGCCATGACGGACTTGGTGGCGGCCCTTGACAATTACCTGTCGAGCAAAACGGCGACGCGAAAGTGCTTGGAACTCGCAAGTCATCACATCCTGGATGTGAAAGCCTTTAAGGCCGTGGTGGCAGAACTTATACCGTTGCTGGAACAACACAAGTTTGCCGCTATCCCTTGTTTTGAGAAACTGATTCCGCTTGTGGCGGGAACAACTATTGCAGATGATATTCATGCCTTGCAACTGGCACTCAAAGACATGCGGTTTGAATTTGTCCAAACACGGTTAAATCAAATGGCAGGGAGTCTGGTCAGTGCGGAAAACCTGAATTCCGAACTGTAAGTCGCTGCTCCATAACAGCTCATCTATCCCCCAAAGTGGGTGCAATTTAGGGGCAATTTTTTGTACCCACTTTCAGTCCGCTTTATCAGCCACAATTTGTTTCATGTGTCAGTGAAGTGAAGCCTTGTTGATTCACAATAAGTCCAAGGCACATGCCAAATTGCAAGAACTCAAATGCCCTGATACAAGGAGCCTGGTTGGAAGCCGATATCCATGAAGTAATGTGTTACTTCATGCTGATCAGAATACCCTATGCTTAATCCAAAGCCTCTCATTCTGGCCATTGACGACAGCCCCGCCAATTTATTGACACTGGGCATGGCACTGGAGCCGGATTTTGAATTGCAAATTGCCACTTCTGGGGCCATGGGTTTGACGCTGGCACTTGAAATGCCGCCTGACCTGATCCTGCTGGACATCATGATGCCCGATATGGACGGTTTTGAGACATGTCGACAGATCAAGGCACATGTGTTGCTAAAAGATATTCCAGTGGTTTTTGTCAGTGCATTGACCGAAATCGAGTCTGAATCCAAGGGCTTGGCATTGGGCGCTGCAGACTTTATTACCAAGCCCATCAATGTTGAAATAGCTCGCCAACGTATACACAATCTGCTTGAACGCGATGCTTTGCGCAAGGATGTGATCGCTCAACGGAACCAACTTAAAAGTCGCCTGGATGAGCTTGATCAAACCAAGAATGAATTGCTGCATTCGCAAAGCACGTTGATACAAAGCGAAGCACTTAAACGCACTATCCTGAATTCGCTGGTCGCTGAAATTGTGGTGATTGATCGCACCGGGGTGATCCTGGCCGTCAATAAGCCATGGATACGCTTTGCCAATGAAAATCGCTTGGTTAATGGGGCTTTACCGACAAGCATTGATATAGGAAGCAACTACATTGAGGTGTGCCAAAGGGTCTGCGACTTGAGTTCACCTGATGCCGGTGGCGCGAGACAGGCCTTGACGGGGATTCACGACG is a window of Rhodoferax lithotrophicus DNA encoding:
- a CDS encoding YqiJ family protein translates to MEFLVVPQSLPFVAAALLVLFIGLTEAVAVMAGMSVSGWLDNWSPDGLDGAADSWLGWLHVGKAPLLVLLVILLTAFALIGLVLNAMSFSLFGIYPFPLLSVPLSLVAALPVVHVSGAVIARLIPRDETSAVALETLVGQLAVVINGTARANYPAEAKLKTEQGQTLYVRVEPEHGEFKAGDSVLLIKQISGTRFLAMANPQPDIL
- a CDS encoding flotillin family protein, encoding MDQLLGLGVVAAVVLVGLLTIGMIFARLYRRSSKELAFVRTGLGGQKVVMDGGAIVLPIFHECVSINMNTLKLEVSRSGADSLITLDRLRVDAVAAFFVRVSPSVDGVANAAQTLGQRTMHPDSLKELVEDKFVDALRAAAVSMSMHQLLDKRGDFIQAVQNAVSEDLLKNGLELESVSLTRLDQTPIKFFDAQNAFDAEGLTKLTQQTQQRARERNEIEQDTSVAIAKKNFEASQLKLNIEKDQTFATLHQQQEVATRNVQQKAEIASITAQRDREAQQARIDAERLVQEADVEKNRAIRQRQIEADRDVQVTKIEQEKRTTLADQDKLISIAERSKAQSEAETQANEARALAARAEEQVKTAREVAVAEREKQIALVSAEQAAQQQAIGVRVSAEAEKDAAQNLAEAVKIKAEAQQVQYQVEAKGIEMRNAALNTLAAEQIAMQVKMRLLEVLPSIIEASVKPMEKIDGIKIVQVDGLNRGSHGASGTAGAAPGGGNLAEQAVAAALTYRAQQPILDAVLNEIGIKGGDLNGLIQPLTREFQAAQTASASGS
- a CDS encoding GNAT family N-acetyltransferase, giving the protein MTTAVTIRLATEQDIPAVARLFDAYRQFYEQAPDLALATTFIGERMARKESHILLAVDEQGEAMGFCQLYPSYCSVIAQPIFTLYDLYVAPEARKLGVGKGLLQAAEELGRSHGVARLDLTTARTNNNAQSIYRAMGWALDEVFLAFNKKVL
- a CDS encoding Lrp/AsnC family transcriptional regulator — its product is MEKIDIDSLDSKIIEALRQDGRVSNLELASQIGLSPSQCLRRVRRLEEAGVIKGYTALIDDASLGFDIAAWVVITIRKGTTGSRERVIHLLQLHAAVVTCHGITGDVDFLVKVRARNMAEFTRFLVDELNGHPDILSTQSYICLDTVKPEPSPSIRSE
- a CDS encoding aminotransferase class V-fold PLP-dependent enzyme; this encodes MAVTLDTDFVRQQFPAFQEPSLAGQAFFDNAGGSYACQQVIGRLDQYYRQTKLQPYGVHPASRAAGQAMDSAHERLAEYLGVLPQEVHLGPSTSQNTYVLAQAFAKRLQAGDEIIVTNQDHEANSGVWRRLASQGIVIKEWPIDPVTGQLQVAALEPLLSPRTKVVAFTHCSNILGQINPVAEVCAMAHAVGARTVVDGVSYAGHGFVDVPQLGADIYLFSLYKTFGPHQGLMVIRQDTAQFLGNQAHYFNEAFIHKWFVPAGPDHAQVAASAGVVDYFDALYAHHFPAGTPGQKKSHAVSGLLRSAEVGLLQRLLDFCQHDPRVRLLGPANVAERAATVSLIPQNHSVAEVAQRLADKGIICGGSHFYAVRLLQAMGLDPDAGVLRLSFVHYTSEDEMTQLLEALDAVL
- a CDS encoding UvrD-helicase domain-containing protein, producing the protein MNQPSSADKSKAVAHFNPKTIKPTDEQQAIQISPARVVLVEANAGAAKTTVLALRMAEAWTRRTRPEQILALTYTDAACQALKAALKKLGLPAVVIHQFRIQTFEAFCTQVLRELEDRAAPVYTEADQLSPVLWQAVERVADDPGERWPDHFLMPTPGDYGMVDVFVQQSEYLKGTMLDVLERNDQPVTPDYAETIGIEYTQLRIYLAFEKIRMADPQRPLFRGATDATYDLAHLLFEDGEVSTCHSWPSHVKVVVVDEMHDMNRAMFSVLQKVLTTNRCFFCGVGDVDQVIHKANGADARFMRDELAELSTHAIVRYPLTHSFRFNTSVARLAGKVANKRYASKAPYPSQVRFSPYNSVEACAAQVLADAEAFRAQHKSKTASCAILLRHPHQSVQIENALIEDGMPYETLGFKSYVLRPEVLFVRGLLAVATDDLRSVTEVKTREEVMRALLFFSGSSIVVDGREHESQQDLLASAIRSVTDNPLFLTSFFENQVLRNAPASIQKRLLAAVDIIRKPSGPDMLSALLKALHIQTLLGDALVSQRRRLEAESNLRWLSHMAERFDSPAHLFQSLNATEQKQQKQKASKAEPLLLASIASVKGLEFDAVLLPYLAQGEFPDPTADMAEEFNTLYVGLTRVRKELTIYPSTTSPSLFMKSLGLTEAEGDAALADIRKE
- a CDS encoding sugar ABC transporter substrate-binding protein, with translation MKPLHFLPALVIGLSLQGCEQSSVPSVTTAAQMPAAVAPAKVQKQIGLVMKTLTNPFFVEMEKGARRAEKELGITLKVKTAAQETSIEQQIQLVDDLITDKVDAIVIAPGDSQRLVPALKKAVDAGIKIVNIDNRLDQEAVKQAGLKPIPFISVDNEAGAYKVGQFLVKGITVPTELAMLEGIRSADNAQQRSQGARRAFSENKWVKVVAAETANWKIDEGYSVSKAIFSTHPNVKLVFAANDMMAIGAIKFLQESGRTHVKIVGYDALDEALVEIKSGRLLATIDQQAAEQGYQGIALANRLAHGSTVPEVTLIDTRLVTAHAAP
- a CDS encoding hybrid sensor histidine kinase/response regulator, whose protein sequence is MTWRFNLTAKMLAFLLLAGVLPLVLLGLTAFGISKQVLIEQAESDNSRLLASFSSYLRLYQSQIEDMATNLAGDPAIGQALVQVDAAASNTFSALEMRAQMGYILNNFVRVKGLDSIHLFSVGGAHFQAGQTLDFSPVQKAVADALLQEALSAPTPILWRGIDANLNQNAAQSKVISVVRAIHYFSSSSGKSEVIGLLVINLNDEIMRRYLEGITLAPGTQLMKLDRRGQIELHADTKRFGQPLTPAMLALVKSTKPVTRLVLDGQEMLMAVQPTAQQGWLITLSPRARLTQKINQLALVTFGLVLLAISAMGILTWYFAKTVVWPIRAVSDGFAAIAKNPDEPHDLLPTGLAKDEVFQLIQGYNNHLLALQIQRKVTQELGLAKTHAEAANLAKSRFLATMSHEIRTPMNGILGMAQLLLMPNLSPQKQQDYAQTILSSGKTLLGLLNDILDLSKIEAGKFQLERVAFKPDTLLTEIQSLFEGAAHAKDLQLKNQWHGAAEQIYQADAHRLRQMLSNLVGNAIKFTRQGQISMECSEIERDTATALLEFSVSDSGIGIAPEKLDLLFKPFSQTDSSTTREFGGTGLGLSIVSTLAHAMGGDVGLQSKLGEGSRFWFRVHVEVLEPQQEALSSAVSMMAGNRAPTQAHQLHGKVLVVEDNPVNCMVIGALLTQLGLTHTVASNGQQAVQAIREGEQPDIILMDLQMPVLDGYAATEQIRQWEYESGQSRLPIIALTADAFEEDRQRSRDVGMDGFLTKPIAMTDLVAALDNYLSSKTATRKCLELASHHILDVKAFKAVVAELIPLLEQHKFAAIPCFEKLIPLVAGTTIADDIHALQLALKDMRFEFVQTRLNQMAGSLVSAENLNSEL